From one Vicia villosa cultivar HV-30 ecotype Madison, WI unplaced genomic scaffold, Vvil1.0 ctg.000032F_1_1_3, whole genome shotgun sequence genomic stretch:
- the LOC131622609 gene encoding uncharacterized mitochondrial protein AtMg00810-like, producing MEEANGVHSPMLSHNKPRKFGTDVMQDPTLYRSVVGALQYVTLTRPEIAFYVNKVCQFMEISLDSHWCLVKRILRYLSGTSTHGLLLSPTYPSQALSLRAYSDSDCANDPDDRRSTSGTCIFIGPNLIS from the coding sequence ATGGAAGAAGCAAATGGTGTTCATTCTCCCATGTTAAGTCACAACAAACCCAGAAAATTTGGCACTGATGTTATGCAGGATCCTACACTGTACAGGTCTGTTGTGGGAGCTCTCCAATATGTCACATTAACAAGACCAGAAATTGCCTTCTATGTCAACAAAGTCTGCCAATTTATGGAAATCTCTCTTGATAGCCATTGGTGTCTTGTGAAGAGGATTCTTAGATATCTAAGTGGTACTTCTACACATGGGCTGCTACTATCTCCAACTTATCCAAGTCAAGCATTATCTCTAAGAGCCTACAGTGATTCTGACTGTGCCAATGATCCTGATGATAGGAGATCCACCTCTGGAACATGTATCTTCATAGGGCCTAACCTGATATCTTAG